The Nitrospinaceae bacterium genome has a segment encoding these proteins:
- a CDS encoding glycosyltransferase, translated as MNIAYLTCDGVLDSVFDSQVMGLIAELEKEKIKVDLYSARGPKRNFDPLLQEKISEVRSKLDGTFRQIWHLRYLGNWSTYFSRCSFSRNLDVSHKYRMVHCRGSYSGYVAVKSLGSSLPVLTDVRGVMVEEAGIRRGQVSIGNKIRNSGWRSRGLKSLERVAVEGAQAVTCVSNPLRGYLLRNYSIKPENVVVLPGCVDTSRFRPDEKSRDEVREKLKLIAKRVFLYVGSAKAWQIPEVIGKVFRYALEQDDRSHLLVLSQEPDVMRSFLEEEGIASEHMTIMQVAHEEIASYIRAADVGLLLREKSLVNEVACPTKFGEYVSSGVPVLASTGIGDTQAHIQEHRLGWLLDDFNDESQIAQILGEVLSAPEASEVERERLGSAGGGLFEWRSHLSKLLPLYEKGL; from the coding sequence ATGAATATCGCCTATCTTACTTGTGATGGTGTGCTTGATTCCGTTTTCGATTCTCAGGTGATGGGTTTGATTGCCGAGCTCGAAAAGGAAAAAATCAAGGTTGACCTGTATTCCGCTCGGGGCCCGAAGCGGAATTTTGATCCACTCTTGCAAGAAAAAATTTCGGAAGTCCGGAGCAAGCTTGATGGGACATTTCGCCAAATATGGCATCTTCGTTATCTTGGCAACTGGTCCACCTATTTTTCCCGGTGCAGCTTCAGCCGCAATCTTGATGTGTCTCATAAATACCGGATGGTTCATTGTCGCGGGAGTTATTCCGGATATGTCGCTGTAAAATCGTTGGGAAGCTCTTTGCCCGTCCTGACCGATGTTCGGGGTGTTATGGTCGAGGAGGCCGGCATCAGGCGAGGGCAAGTTTCTATCGGGAATAAGATAAGAAACTCTGGCTGGCGCAGTAGAGGGCTTAAATCGCTTGAGCGAGTAGCGGTTGAGGGTGCGCAGGCGGTGACCTGTGTATCAAATCCTTTAAGAGGATACTTGCTAAGGAATTATTCCATCAAACCCGAAAATGTTGTTGTTCTTCCGGGTTGCGTGGATACATCGCGATTTCGGCCCGATGAAAAATCTCGTGATGAGGTGAGAGAAAAATTGAAGCTCATCGCTAAAAGGGTTTTTCTTTATGTGGGAAGCGCGAAAGCTTGGCAGATTCCTGAGGTAATTGGCAAGGTATTTCGATATGCACTGGAGCAAGATGACCGGAGCCACCTGCTTGTTTTGTCCCAGGAGCCCGATGTAATGCGAAGCTTTCTTGAGGAGGAAGGGATCGCCTCCGAGCACATGACGATAATGCAAGTCGCCCATGAAGAAATTGCTAGCTATATTCGAGCCGCTGATGTTGGTCTTTTGCTACGCGAGAAGAGTCTTGTCAATGAAGTGGCTTGCCCTACGAAATTCGGGGAATATGTCTCATCTGGGGTTCCCGTTCTTGCGAGCACCGGCATTGGTGACACCCAGGCCCATATCCAGGAACATCGCCTCGGTTGGTTGCTGGATGATTTTAATGATGAAAGTCAGATCGCTCAAATATTGGGAGAGGTATTGAGCGCCCCTGAGGCTTCCGAAGTTGAGCGCGAGCGGCTCGGGAGCGCCGGGGGGGGGCTTTTTGAATGGCGCTCTCATCTCTCCAAACTTCTACCATTGTATGAAAAAGGGCTCTAA